The following are encoded together in the Acinetobacter radioresistens DSM 6976 = NBRC 102413 = CIP 103788 genome:
- the dapA gene encoding 4-hydroxy-tetrahydrodipicolinate synthase has product MTQQAQTIQGSIVAIVTPMFEDGSVDWKGLEKLVEWHIEQGTNSIVAVGTTGEASTLSMAEHTQVIKEIIRVANKRIPIIAGTGANSTREAIELTKEAKELGADAALLVTPYYNKPTQEGLYQHYKAIAEAVDLPQILYNVPGRTGVDMQNETVIRLADLPQIVGIKDATGDIMRGCKLIEGLKNKISVYSGDDATACELIHGGAQGNISVTANIAPKIMSEICAAAIKGDKTLALELNNKVSNLHNILFCESNPIPVKWALHEMGLIGTGIRLPLTPLAEQYRTPLRDALKAAGILE; this is encoded by the coding sequence ATGACTCAGCAAGCACAGACCATTCAAGGCTCAATTGTCGCCATTGTCACCCCAATGTTTGAAGATGGTAGCGTAGATTGGAAGGGTCTTGAGAAGCTGGTTGAGTGGCACATAGAACAAGGCACTAACAGCATTGTTGCTGTTGGCACAACAGGTGAAGCATCGACTTTAAGTATGGCTGAACATACACAGGTGATCAAAGAAATCATTCGTGTGGCCAACAAACGTATTCCTATTATTGCCGGCACTGGTGCGAACTCAACACGCGAAGCCATCGAACTGACTAAAGAAGCCAAGGAACTGGGTGCAGATGCTGCCCTGCTGGTGACTCCTTATTATAATAAACCGACACAAGAAGGTCTTTATCAACATTATAAAGCGATTGCTGAAGCTGTCGATTTACCACAGATTTTGTATAATGTACCAGGTCGTACTGGTGTAGACATGCAGAATGAAACTGTAATCCGTCTGGCTGATCTTCCACAGATTGTTGGTATTAAAGATGCTACCGGCGATATTATGCGGGGCTGCAAACTGATCGAAGGGCTGAAAAACAAGATTTCAGTATATTCGGGTGATGATGCTACAGCATGCGAGCTGATTCATGGCGGGGCTCAGGGGAATATTTCTGTAACTGCCAATATTGCACCTAAGATCATGAGCGAAATCTGTGCAGCTGCAATCAAGGGAGATAAGACTTTAGCTCTTGAACTTAACAATAAAGTATCAAATTTACATAACATTCTATTTTGTGAATCGAATCCAATTCCTGTGAAATGGGCTCTTCATGAAATGGGTCTGATTGGCACTGGTATTCGCTTGCCGCTGACCCCACTTGCAGAACAGTATCGCACCCCACTGCGTGATGCCCTCAAAGCAGCGGGTATACTTGAATAA
- a CDS encoding DUF378 domain-containing protein: MRLNTIDWIAYALTIIGGINWGLVGAFNFDLVAAIFGEMSALSRIIYVLVGLSALYLIYTGTKLGKTVHHDPHAKVVR; this comes from the coding sequence ATGAGACTTAATACAATCGACTGGATTGCATATGCTTTAACAATTATTGGTGGAATTAACTGGGGCCTGGTTGGTGCATTTAATTTTGATCTAGTTGCTGCAATTTTTGGTGAAATGAGTGCTCTATCCCGAATTATTTATGTATTGGTTGGTTTGTCTGCACTTTATCTAATTTATACGGGTACTAAACTGGGTAAAACAGTGCACCATGACCCTCATGCAAAAGTTGTTCGCTAA
- the purC gene encoding phosphoribosylaminoimidazolesuccinocarboxamide synthase has protein sequence MLKQTLLYTGKAKSVYETDSADHLILVFRDDASAFNGEKIEQLDRKGKVNNRFNAFIMEKLAAAGIETHFEKLLSPTEVLVKKLKMIPVECVIRNYAAGSLCRRLGIEEGKELNPPTFELFFKDDGLGDPMVNESQAIALGWATAEQLEQMKVLTYKVNEVLKDLFAQGNMLLVDFKLEFGVFHDRIVLGDEFSPDGCRLWDKDTKKKLDKDRFRQGLGGVVEAYEEVAARLGIDLSDI, from the coding sequence ATGTTAAAACAAACCTTGCTTTATACGGGTAAAGCGAAATCTGTATATGAAACAGATTCTGCCGACCATCTGATTTTAGTCTTTCGTGATGATGCCTCTGCGTTCAATGGCGAAAAAATCGAACAACTAGATCGTAAGGGCAAGGTGAATAACCGTTTTAACGCCTTTATCATGGAAAAACTTGCTGCTGCCGGGATCGAAACTCATTTCGAGAAGCTGCTTTCACCTACAGAAGTTCTGGTCAAGAAACTGAAAATGATTCCGGTAGAATGTGTGATCCGTAATTATGCTGCAGGTTCATTATGTCGTCGTCTAGGTATCGAAGAAGGTAAGGAACTTAATCCACCTACTTTTGAACTGTTCTTTAAAGATGATGGTTTAGGTGATCCAATGGTAAACGAGTCTCAGGCAATTGCCTTGGGCTGGGCTACTGCGGAGCAGCTGGAACAGATGAAGGTTCTTACCTATAAAGTAAATGAAGTTCTAAAAGACCTGTTTGCTCAGGGCAATATGCTTCTGGTAGATTTCAAGCTTGAATTTGGTGTGTTTCATGACCGTATAGTACTTGGTGACGAGTTCTCTCCAGATGGCTGCCGTCTATGGGATAAGGATACCAAGAAAAAACTCGACAAAGACCGTTTCCGTCAGGGATTAGGAGGTGTTGTTGAGGCCTATGAAGAAGTAGCTGCACGTTTAGGTATTGATCTGTCCGACATCTGA
- a CDS encoding histidine-type phosphatase, whose protein sequence is MNKIFKISILALNLFIVACNDETSKNLVIPPSNHTESKYYQTKTPYQPQQDIKSYEPVPSGFQPVFTEMVARHGSRGLSSLKYDLALYHLWKQAKAENALTPLGEQLGKDLETMMQANILLGYGVEGIRQFGYGNETVTGILEHRGIADRLLQRLPNLFNQDASIWIQSSGVDRAVDSAKFFTAELIQQRSELKNKIEPDSYTSLTSTISPTIEEGGVDRFKLYFHRLNAEEDLIKALNPHQQEIYETSQTYQQFEENNDDLNKKLDELSNHTQAEAVALTVLEPIFKADFIRKLGLPDYIFSNTGSFTVTTPAGEQVTEKGKGKNTIASTVDAAAYLYELYSISGGMQSELRGTDFAKYMPLNAARFYAEFNDAHDFYEKGPSFLESNQVTSKIAYGLKQDLFQQADQVIEKTQPYKAVLRFAHAEIIIPLATSLDLHSMMQPLALHQTYSYATSTWRGETVSPMAANIQWDIYQNPQGHTLVKMLYNEKETLFKPACNYARYQPTSFYYDYQKLKQCYQGR, encoded by the coding sequence ATGAATAAAATATTTAAAATCAGCATATTAGCTTTAAATTTATTTATAGTTGCCTGTAACGATGAAACCAGTAAAAATTTAGTCATACCACCTTCAAATCATACTGAGTCAAAATATTATCAAACTAAAACCCCTTATCAGCCACAACAGGATATAAAAAGTTACGAGCCAGTTCCTTCAGGCTTTCAGCCTGTCTTTACAGAGATGGTTGCACGTCATGGATCAAGAGGGTTATCAAGCCTTAAGTATGATCTGGCCTTATATCATTTATGGAAACAGGCGAAAGCAGAAAATGCCTTAACTCCTTTAGGGGAACAACTGGGTAAAGACCTAGAAACTATGATGCAAGCTAATATACTTTTAGGCTATGGGGTAGAAGGTATTCGCCAGTTTGGTTATGGTAATGAAACTGTGACAGGCATTTTGGAACATCGTGGAATTGCTGACCGCTTACTGCAGCGTTTACCAAACTTGTTTAATCAGGATGCTTCAATCTGGATACAAAGTTCTGGAGTGGACCGGGCAGTCGATAGTGCAAAATTTTTCACAGCTGAATTAATTCAGCAGCGAAGTGAGCTTAAAAATAAAATAGAACCTGACTCCTATACCAGTCTGACCAGTACTATTTCTCCTACCATTGAAGAAGGTGGAGTCGACCGCTTCAAGCTTTATTTTCACCGCTTAAATGCAGAGGAAGATTTAATTAAAGCACTTAACCCTCATCAACAGGAAATTTATGAGACGAGTCAGACCTATCAACAGTTTGAAGAAAATAATGATGACTTGAACAAGAAACTTGATGAATTATCTAACCATACTCAGGCTGAGGCAGTTGCATTAACTGTACTCGAACCCATCTTTAAGGCAGATTTTATTCGAAAGCTCGGTTTACCTGACTATATTTTCAGTAATACAGGCTCATTTACGGTCACTACTCCTGCAGGGGAGCAAGTTACAGAAAAGGGTAAGGGTAAAAATACAATCGCAAGCACGGTAGATGCTGCAGCTTATCTGTATGAGCTTTATTCGATTTCAGGTGGAATGCAAAGTGAATTACGAGGAACAGACTTTGCTAAATACATGCCTTTAAATGCTGCCAGGTTTTACGCTGAATTTAATGATGCTCATGACTTTTATGAAAAAGGACCAAGCTTTTTAGAATCAAATCAGGTAACAAGTAAAATAGCATATGGCCTAAAACAGGATTTATTTCAACAAGCTGATCAGGTTATCGAGAAAACACAACCTTATAAAGCTGTTTTACGTTTTGCCCATGCAGAAATTATTATTCCGCTTGCGACCAGTCTTGATCTGCATAGTATGATGCAACCTTTAGCCCTGCATCAGACTTATAGTTATGCTACCAGCACATGGCGGGGCGAAACAGTTTCACCTATGGCCGCCAACATACAGTGGGATATTTATCAAAATCCTCAAGGTCATACGCTAGTAAAAATGCTTTATAACGAAAAAGAAACTTTATTTAAACCAGCTTGCAATTATGCACGTTACCAACCCACAAGTTTTTATTATGATTATCAAAAATTAAAACAGTGTTATCAGGGCCGTTAA
- the mhpT gene encoding 3-(3-hydroxy-phenyl)propionate transporter MhpT translates to MGGSNKKHSIITVVICFLIAVIEGLDIQAAGIAAAGIREHFGLDSSQLGIFFSAGILGLLPGALIGGRYADRIGRKKVLIWSVATFAVFTLCTVWVNSFYSLLVVRLLAGAGLGAAMPNLITLASEAVSPAQRGRAVGLMYCGMPVGAAALSYIASLEFGADWKNIFYLGGLLPIIVIPIMVKFLPESHEFLQSRQLQPRIETPSSFKPLFNQENLLRTLLVWGSYFLTLMVVYIMLSWLPSLFMELGFSRKEGSTAQFFFMVAATVGTIILGILTDRWKKAYVILLMYGGIAAGLFSLSAAGSLQQMYWAAALTGAFVIGCQGVLYAFGSIVYPTNIRASGVGMASAVGRVGAMLGPAIAGQLLSAGFGAVGVISAAIPCIIISAILMLLLVRRLPAQT, encoded by the coding sequence ATGGGTGGATCAAATAAAAAGCATTCCATTATTACGGTGGTTATCTGTTTTTTAATTGCTGTCATTGAAGGGCTAGATATTCAGGCTGCGGGAATTGCAGCTGCCGGTATCCGTGAACATTTTGGGCTAGATAGCTCACAGTTAGGCATATTTTTTAGTGCTGGTATTCTGGGGCTGTTACCGGGCGCATTAATCGGGGGACGTTATGCAGACCGGATTGGCCGTAAAAAAGTTCTGATCTGGTCAGTTGCAACCTTTGCGGTATTTACTTTGTGCACGGTATGGGTCAACAGTTTCTATAGCCTGCTAGTGGTACGGTTGCTGGCAGGTGCAGGGCTAGGCGCGGCTATGCCGAATCTGATTACTCTGGCTTCAGAAGCCGTGAGCCCTGCCCAGCGTGGCCGTGCTGTAGGTTTAATGTACTGCGGTATGCCGGTCGGCGCTGCCGCACTATCCTATATCGCCAGTCTGGAGTTTGGGGCTGACTGGAAAAATATTTTCTACCTGGGTGGATTGCTACCGATTATTGTTATTCCGATCATGGTTAAATTTTTGCCAGAATCACATGAATTTTTGCAATCCCGACAATTACAACCCCGAATCGAAACACCAAGTTCATTTAAACCACTGTTCAACCAAGAAAATTTATTACGGACTTTGCTGGTATGGGGCAGTTATTTTTTGACCCTGATGGTGGTGTATATCATGTTAAGCTGGTTACCGTCCCTGTTTATGGAACTCGGTTTCTCGCGTAAAGAAGGCAGCACTGCACAGTTCTTCTTCATGGTCGCAGCTACCGTTGGTACAATTATTCTGGGTATTTTGACAGATCGCTGGAAAAAGGCCTATGTCATACTCCTCATGTATGGCGGTATTGCTGCCGGGCTGTTTAGTTTAAGTGCAGCGGGTTCCTTGCAGCAGATGTACTGGGCAGCTGCTTTAACTGGTGCTTTTGTCATTGGTTGCCAAGGGGTACTGTATGCGTTTGGCAGTATTGTTTATCCGACTAATATCCGGGCTAGTGGAGTAGGTATGGCATCTGCTGTAGGACGGGTTGGAGCTATGCTTGGGCCAGCAATTGCAGGTCAGTTGCTATCTGCCGGTTTTGGTGCTGTTGGAGTCATTTCTGCAGCTATTCCCTGTATTATTATTTCAGCAATACTCATGTTGTTGTTAGTACGTCGCTTGCCTGCACAGACCTGA